GTAATTTAAACAAACCGGATGCTTTTGACCGAGACTTAGACTTTCAAAATGGTGATTATCTATTAATTCAAATTAACAATATAAAATCCGAAAAGGAACAATGGTCTTTTTATTTCGAATTTGAAGATGGGAAATGGCAGGAAGTTATGTTTCCGGAATTAAACAAATACAGAAAAATAGCCGTTGGGAAAGTGGAGAAAATTAACTAGTCTTTTTAGAATGGCAAAAAAATCAAGTGCCTATATTTCTTAAGGCTTCCTATCCGCTTTACATCCTAAAATATACTCCCCTACCCTAATCCTTCACCACCACCAATCGTTGGTTATATTCACCAATACTTACCCAATACACACCTTCAACCAGGCTAGAAATATCCAACAAATGCTGTTCAGATTTACCATTGACTGAATACCAACATCTTCCATACAGGTCAAAAATCTTAAATCCTTGGTTAGTTGACGGTATCATGACTTGCTGATTTGCCGGATTGGGGAAAATCCTTTCTATTGTTTCGGTTGGCTCTTGGTTTATTCCTACTAAATCATTTAAGCGATATTGTCTAAAAAATCGCCAAATTTCTTTCGTTGCGCTAAAATCCTGGTTTGTTACTCCAATGGTTATCGGTGAACCAGGCCAAGTATGTCCTCCTCCATTGATTTTATAAAACTCCACGCTGGCATTGTTATTTCCACCGCTGTAAACATAATGTTCTGCTGTGCAGCCATCGGCAGTGGAGATATCAGGCAATGCAGTGAAAATAGCCGGTGTATCGCAATTGTTGAAATTAACCCAGTAGTCTACCAAATCCTCAATAGGAGCAAAAGAGGCCGAACCTGTATAAGAAACCGTTGGATCAGCAGTGCCATGAATCTGCATTACCGGGGTAGGATGCGATGGATTGCACGATGCAATATGTGAAAAAATCATAGCTCCGGTTACCGAGGCAATCGCAGCTATCCGGTTGTTTAGAAAACATGCCAGGTCATAACTCATAAACCCTCCATTGCTCATTCCGGTGCTGTAAATACGATTAGGATCAATGGCAAATTGGTTAGACAAGCTATCTATTAAAGCCGATAAAAAGCCAACATCATCCACATTTGAAACATCAAAATTATTCCAGTATTGATCCCCATTCAAATCAAAGGTTCCATTGGGATGCACTAAAATAAAATTAGCCGTATCGGCAATGGTTTTAAAATTGGTATAAAACTCTTGCTGAAAGGCATTGGAAGTGTATCCATGCAAGTTAAGAACCAAGGGAACAGCCGAGGTATTGGAATAAATGGCCGGTACATAAACCCGGTAATTCCGCATCAAACCACCAAACATAAAACTATCAACCAAGGAAGTTTGGGCGGAAATAAGATTACTCGTAAGAATCAATGCGAAGAGAAGTATACTGCGTTTTACCATGTGTTTCTGCTTTGAAAAATTATTAATTGCTTGGTAGGGAATGTACCAACAATGGCCATTCCAGGCGTAAAATTAGACGAATTTTTAGTAATACCGATTACCAAGTTGCATTTGTCTTTTATCCATCCCACGATTTTGAACATTACAGCAATTGCGCTAGGCTTTCCGGTAAAATTTCAGCAAAAGGAATGGATATCAAACCTTACCTACAACTCCTACTAATTATCAAACAATCCAACAGAATAGAAACAATTAACGGAAATGGACAGGCATGACCTTTATGGACGAGTACTAACCCTTGGTCGGTTTGGAGCAACGATCCATACCCAGGAATTGGGCTAAGACAAAAAAAAGGGCCGCATGTTGAAACATACAGCCCTTTGGAAAATGAAAGTAAATATTAATCTACTAAACGTACATTTACGGCATTCAAACCTTTTTTTCCTTCTTGTACGGTGAATTCCACCACATCGTTTTCTCTAACATCGTCTTGAAGACCTGATTTGTGGAAAAACAAATCTGCACCACCTTCTACGGTGATAAATCCAAAACCTTTTTCTGTGTTAAAAAACTTAACTGTTCCTTTTTTCATTGTTTATTGTATTGATTGTATTGATAAACTATTTTTGATGGTAAGGATGATTCCTTACTTCTTCTATTTTATGTTCCACCTGTTTAGAAATGGAACGCAAATAGGCGGATTCTTCTTTAGAGCAGAACGACAATGCCATTCCTTTTTCTCCTGCCCTACCGGTTCGTCCAATCCGATGGATATAGGTCTCCGAAACCTCCGGTAATTCATAATTAATAACATGTGACAACTTGTCTACATCAATTCCTCTGGAGGCAATATCAGTAGCCACTAAAACACGCAAATGACGATCTTTAAACTGTTTTAGAGCCTTTTCACGAGCATTTTGCGATTTATTACCGTGAATTGCTTCTGCCTTAATTCCACTTTTGTTTAAGTCTTTTACCAACTTATCGGCTCCATGTTTAGTACGTGTAAAAACCAATACTCGTTGAATATCTTTTTCTACCAACACATGCTTTAACAGGGCTCTTTTATCTTCCTTTTGAACAAAATACACAAATTGTTCAATGGGTTCTGCTGCAGAAGAAACAGGATTAACAGCCACTTTCACCGGATTACGAAGAATTTTATTGGCCAATTCCATTATATCGGCAGGCGCAGTAGCTGAAAAAAACAAAGTTTGCTTTTGAGCAGGTAATTTTGGTAAAATTTTCTTGATATCGTTAATAAAACCCATATCCAACATGCGGTCAGCTTCGTCTAACACAAAATGTTCCACTTGTTGCAGGTTCACAAATCCTTGATTCATCAAATCCAATAAACGACCCGGTGTAGCAATAAGAATATCAACACCTTGACGGAGTTTATTTACTTGATTTTGTTGTGACACACCTCCAAAAATAACCAGGTGTTTTAAATTGGTATTTGCGCCAAATTGAGTAAATCCTTCTGAAATTTGATTCGCTAATTCACGTGTTGGAGCTAAAATTAATGCATTAATTCTTGGCTTTCCTTCGCGTTTTTTGTTCGATAATGTTTGAATAATTGGTAAGGCAAATGCTGCGGTTTTTCCGGTTCCGGTTTGAGCACATCCGAATAAATCTCGGCCTTGCAATAAATAGGGTATGGATTGTTTTTGAATGGGGGTTGGTTCTGTAAAACCAAGTTTGCTTAAAGCCGAAAGTATCGACTCCTGTAGCATTAAATCTGAAAAGGTCATGAATTGGTTAATATAAAAGGTGATTTCAACATAAAACCCCTTTGGTTAACCTAATAAAAAAATTGAAATTAAACTTGAAATCGTATAACAACAAGACAATATTAACAGTTGTTCTTAAATAGGTGGGGCAAAGATACTGGAATATTTGATACAATCTAATTTATTTACAAATAGTTAGATAAACAACCTAATTTTATTCAGTATTATGCGGGTACCTTCGCAATACATTGGACACATTTCCCGAAAATAAATCCGGCTCAGGTCCGGGCTATCCGTTCCAAGTCCTCACCCGAAAGTGTTCGGGTTGTGGGCTTTCCACTTCTATCCCTACCCGAGTCGTGCTCCCCAAGTATACTGCTTAAACTTGCTAAATTGCATTTCCGAAAATTTGCTAATTTTTTTTTCAGAAATTGTATTTTTGGTCAAATAGCAATGAATAAATTGGAAAATTATACTTGTATTGTTCTGAACGAGTACCCCAAAGTAACCATTCAACAGCCCTTTGTGACTCCGGGAAGCGATGTTCAAATTGCAGAAAATTGGGTTTGCACCCCGGGCAACGATTGAGGTAAGTAGCCCACAGGAGCATGCGGCGCTAGCCAAGTGCGACGAGGACTACAACCGAAAGCGTGACCCGAACGCCAACCTGAAAAGCCTTGAACTTGCAATCCAATTCAATGGCGGAGGGGGCCCGCCTAATTACAAAAATGGACAAAAAAAAAGGTAGCAGTTGAAGAATTACCTCTTGCTGCTACCTTTTTGAAAAGAGTTTAAATTAATCTTCGAAGAACCAGTCGATTAGCTCGTTTACAAACTCAGCGGTGTAAACTTTGCTGCCTGCTTTGTGTTTTTTGATGATTTCATCCACCTCTTTGGCGGTAATTTCACCATCATTATTCATGTCAACACGGCGCATAGAATCAGGGATTTTACGTTTTTGAGTAAGTGTTTCCTCTAATTGATCCTTCTTAATAAATTTCAATACTCCATCGATATACACCCCTTTAGAACCGCCATAATCAATGATTTTGGCATTTTTCATTTTCGAGTTGTAGTAATCGATCATATCAAATAAATCGTCAGAACTCATTTTCAACATTCCATCGGTATACAAGTCGATTGATTTCAAAATTTCATCGCCGGTCAGTACGCCATCACCATTAAAATCGAAGTTTTTGTATTGAGGTGGCACCAAATCCTTACCGGTTGCAACAGTAGTAGGTTGGGTAGTTGTTGCTTCCGATTTAGTTTCTGCTGGAGTAGATTTGGTTTCAGTTGGAGTAGATTTGGTTTCTACCGGAGCTGATTTGCTTTCTGCAACAGTTTCACCGCTGGTGGTTTTGCCTGCATTAGCAGCCTTAACGGTTTCTTTTGGTTGCGCAGTATTGGCTGTTGTTTCGGTTGCTTTTGGTTCCGATTTAGCTACAACCTCCTCTGATTTAGTATTGGCAGAAGTAGATTTAGCGGCTTCAGTAGTTTGAGTTTGCTTGTTTTCTTTGGCAGGATCGTTCTTGCTAACAATTTTCTCAATTGCTTTTTGTTCTTGGGCAGTCAAAGATTCAGGCTCTGGCTCGGTAGAAATTGGAACTTCGGTTTCTTTTGGCTCTGCCACTTGTTCCGATTTTGCCATTTGTTTGCTTTCGGCCTCCTTCATTTCAGCAGCAACACGTTCTTTCTCTTTGGTGCTTACGCTTGGAACTTCAACAGATTTAACTTCTTTTCCGTTGGCATCCAAATAAACTGTTTGAGCCTTGTCTTCTTTTTGACGTTGGTTATAGGCCTGATCGATGGCTTTAAACAAACTATCGATTTTAGGATCTGCAATGTCTTCGGCAGCCATTCCACGGGTTAGGCTATCAATCAACGACTGTTTGAAGTTTTTAACCGGATATCCGTACAAGCGCATTTGATTTGCGAAGGCTTTTTCTATTAGCGCATGGGCCAAGGCAACTGAATCTTTGGGTTGAGAGGCGGCAATAATATCATCGGTAAAGTTTTTACCATCCACTGTTACAGGCGGATTTGGAACGGTTGATTTTTCTTCTTCGTCGCGGAAGTTTTCAATACCATCATTATCATCATCCAATGGACAACCGGTTTTTGTAATCAAGACACCTTTAGGCGTTGCGGCGCATTCATCTTGGAAATCAGGCACACCGTCACCATCTGAGTCTTTGGTATCCAAATCTGCAAATAAGCTATCCGGAATAACATCACCTGTTGGCTCTTTATCTTTCTTGTTCGGATTATCAATATTAAAACTTACGCCAAAAGAAGTATACAAGAAATTATCACTCCCTTTTTTACCTTGCATTACGCCTGTACCTTGTTCAGTAACATTGTCGATGAGGTTAGTAAAATTGTAATAATAGGTAGCACCTAATTTAAAGCTTACCCTAGGACTTACTCTAAACAAAGCTCCAAATTCGATGGGGACATTGAAGGCAAGTCTGGAATATTTCCCCCTACCTTCTGTATTTAATTGTCTTAGGTCGGTTTCATATTTATAATCTCTGGAAATAAATTTAGCACCTTCGGCACCAGGACCGGTTTCGCTCATATCGCGTATACTTCCGTCGCTCCAATAATAGTAAGGATTTCCGGAAGCTGCCTTCAGATCGGTTTTACTATCAAAGCTAAAAACGCCAACACCCAAACTAATATAGGGTTGTAAAACTTTGGGGCGTTTGTACAAATTATTGAAATTGTACATCACATTAACACTACCCAAGTAAATATTCGATCTAAAATTCAGATTGCGGGTATCAGACCTTTCATTAACCGTAATTTGTCCGGCAACTGCTCTAATATAAAGGTTTAAATACTTGTTAATATTACGCTCAATGGTCAATTCACCACCACTGCTACTGGTAAAAGGGTGGTCGAAAGTATTGTCCCTTACATCTCCAAAATAGGTAAAAATGCCATATCCGAGTCCGATTCTTGGCATTTTAGATGCTTCTCTTCCATTGTATGGTTCATTTGGAACTTGGGCTAAAAGTCCTGAAGTCCAACAAAGAAAAGCGATTCCTAAGGTAAATGGTATGTTTTTCTTCATGAAAAATTGGTACGAAAACAATTTATGCAATATCCTGCCAAAGTATATATTTTTCAGACACTTACAACTTTTCCACAGTTTTTCCACAATTTTCTTTTTTATTGTTCAAAATAGAAATCGATCAAATCTCTGATATCCGAAACTTTGATATTCATTTCCTCCCCATTATCAAAAAACTGGTCGATAAAATGATTCACCTCTGCTATGGAAATTTTGCCATTCTTATTGATATCTGCGAAAGCGAAACGACCTAAGCGTGAAGACAAATCTACTGCAGAAGGAAGTTCATTGTCTGAATTGGCTTTCCCTTCGTTTGCTTTGGCAAATTCGGCCTTTGCGGTTTGGGCATCTTTCAGGTTAATTCCGGATTTGGTGGTTGTAGATGAACCGGGTTTAAAATCTTCGTCTGCATCCATACTCACCACCTTTACATCGGAATTTGAGGTAGTGGAATTGTTCGTAGTTTTCACATCGGCAACTGTGCCTTCACTGCCACCTGATATAGATTCAGAATTAGACTTTTGAGCAGATCCGGAGTTTGGGGTTTGGGTATTTTGTCCGGAAGCCGCTGGGGAAACCGTTGCACCATTTCCTTCTGATTTCACTGAACCGGAGCTACTTTTAGCTAATTCACTTCCACTTAATCCGGCTTCTGACTTGCCAGATTGCTCATTTAGTGATTCCACTTCATCACCTCCTCCGCTGTTGGTATTGGATTGAGCTTTTTCATTCAGGGCATTTGGATTGTTTTCCGCTTCATCCTCAGCAGAAGAAGCAGAAGCAGTTTCTACCCCGGAAGGGCTTTGAGTTGTTCCGGATTTTGAATTAAGCTGATTCCCATTTGCGGCAGTATTGACTACGACATTTGAATCAGTATTCTTGTTTAATTTCTTTGATTTAGACTTATCTTTTCCTGATTCAGGGGCTGGGTTGTTTGTTGAAGTAGTATTGTTTTCCGTTGCCTTGGCCTCCGTTTCTTGGCTCTTTACTGAAGAGTTAGAAATAACAACATTGGGTTTACCATCTTCCTCCATGGTGGCGGCAAGGGTTCCCCGGTTGTTACCCACCTCCGATGAACCGGTTTGAGCATTGGAACCTGCCCCAACAGGAGCGTCTGACTCTTCCTGTGCTCCCACGATTTTAGACTTAGTATTAGCTTTGGTCTGATTTGAGGCTAGTTGCTCCTTGCTAGTGGAACCTTCGGTGCTATTAGATTGGGCAGTATTTTCGGCAGGGGGATTCTCCTGTTTCGGATTCAAATTTTCCTTATCCGATTTATTTTCGGAGTTTACTGAATTCTCAACTACAGGTTTATTTGGATCTATGTTGTTTTTAAAATCCTGATTGGCCATGCTACCTTCTTCAAGGTAATCCGGTGTTCCATTGTTATTATCATCGACCGGACAACCTTTTTTATCTACCCTTACACCTGCAGGGGTATTGTCGCATTTATCCTTAGAATCTACTATACCGTCAAAATCTAAATCTTGCGGTTTTGCATCCTCATCTTCTGCATAGGCCAAATTGTAATTTATACCCGCGGAAATAGCCAATAAATTATCGTAGCCTTTTTTGCCTTGCCTGGCACCAATTCCTTTGCTACTAACATTATCAATCATGTCGCTGAAGGTTAGGTGGTATTCAGCATTTATACGAGCGTTAAGTCCTTTTTTAATTCGAATATCCAGACCAAGGAAAATAGGTAACTCCAAAGAAATTTGGGGATATTTCCCAAACCGGTCCAGGTTGGCTTGTCTTA
The DNA window shown above is from Bacteroidia bacterium and carries:
- a CDS encoding DEAD/DEAH box helicase, which gives rise to MTFSDLMLQESILSALSKLGFTEPTPIQKQSIPYLLQGRDLFGCAQTGTGKTAAFALPIIQTLSNKKREGKPRINALILAPTRELANQISEGFTQFGANTNLKHLVIFGGVSQQNQVNKLRQGVDILIATPGRLLDLMNQGFVNLQQVEHFVLDEADRMLDMGFINDIKKILPKLPAQKQTLFFSATAPADIMELANKILRNPVKVAVNPVSSAAEPIEQFVYFVQKEDKRALLKHVLVEKDIQRVLVFTRTKHGADKLVKDLNKSGIKAEAIHGNKSQNAREKALKQFKDRHLRVLVATDIASRGIDVDKLSHVINYELPEVSETYIHRIGRTGRAGEKGMALSFCSKEESAYLRSISKQVEHKIEEVRNHPYHQK
- a CDS encoding cold shock domain-containing protein, translating into MKKGTVKFFNTEKGFGFITVEGGADLFFHKSGLQDDVRENDVVEFTVQEGKKGLNAVNVRLVD
- a CDS encoding T9SS type A sorting domain-containing protein; amino-acid sequence: MVKRSILLFALILTSNLISAQTSLVDSFMFGGLMRNYRVYVPAIYSNTSAVPLVLNLHGYTSNAFQQEFYTNFKTIADTANFILVHPNGTFDLNGDQYWNNFDVSNVDDVGFLSALIDSLSNQFAIDPNRIYSTGMSNGGFMSYDLACFLNNRIAAIASVTGAMIFSHIASCNPSHPTPVMQIHGTADPTVSYTGSASFAPIEDLVDYWVNFNNCDTPAIFTALPDISTADGCTAEHYVYSGGNNNASVEFYKINGGGHTWPGSPITIGVTNQDFSATKEIWRFFRQYRLNDLVGINQEPTETIERIFPNPANQQVMIPSTNQGFKIFDLYGRCWYSVNGKSEQHLLDISSLVEGVYWVSIGEYNQRLVVVKD